The Thermoflexus sp. genomic sequence GTAAGGGGCGTTCGGATGCAGACCCATCTCATGCATCACATACAGAATCCGGCGCTGCACCGGCTTCAGCCCATCCCGCACATCCGGCAGCGCCCGCGCCACAATCACGCTCATGGCGTAAGAGAGATACGCCTGCTGCACCTCTTCCTGGATCTCAATCTGCTGAACCCGCTCAACCGCCATTTCGCCTCCTGAGAGCCGGAGTATGAGCTAATTTATTTTGCTCTCAGCCGGAGAAGCCTCACCCTAAACGACATCCGGGGGAAGGGGCTCCGCTTTTACGATGCCCAGAATGTGGCGCGCGATCACCAGGCGCTGGATCTCGCTGGTGCCCTCCCCGATCGTCATCAGGCGGGCATCCCGATACAGCCGCTCCACCGGGAACTCCCGGCTGTAACCGTAACCCCCATGGATCTGAATCGCATTGCGGGTCACCCGCTCCGCCATCTCGCTGGCGAACAGCTTGGCCATCGCCGCCGCCTGGGTGTAAGGCAACCCCTGGTCCCGCAGCCACGCCGCCCGATACACCAGAAGCCGCGCGGCCTCGATCTCCACCGCGGCATCGGCCAGCATCCACTGGATCGCCTGATAGGCGGCGATGGGCTGGCCGAAGGCGGTCCGCTCCTTCGCATATCGCACCGCCTCCTCGAAGGCGGACTGAGCCAGGCCGACGGAAAGGGCCCCGATGCCGATACGGCCGCCATCCAGCACCTGCAGGGCATACGACAGGCCCCGGCCCGGCTCCCCCAGCAGGTGATCCATGGGCACCCGCACGTGATCGAACGTCACCGCGTGAGTGGGCGATCCGTGAAGGCCCATCTTCTTCTCCGGCGGGGCGATCGAAACCCCCGCCCGATCCGTAGGGACAATGATCAGGCTGAGGCCGCGCTTGCCCGCCGCCGGATCGGTGCGGCAAAGAACCACGATGATCTCCGCGAGGCTCGCGTTCGTGCACCACATCTTCTGGCCGGTGATCACCCACTCGTCTCCGTCGAGGACCGCGGTGGTGCGCACGGCGCCCAGATCGCTGCCGCAGTGGGGCTCGGTCAGAGCCAGAGCGGCCAGCCCGTTGCGGCCGCTGGTCAGAGCGGGCAGCCACCGTCGCCTCTGAGCCTCGCTGCCGAACAGCACGATCGGCGCCAGGCCCAGGCCATTGTGCGCGGCCAGGGAAAGGGCGGTCGAGCCACAGCCCCGGGCGATCTCCTCGATCGCGATCGCCGCGCTGACATGATCCAGACCAGCCCCCCCATAGGCCTCCGGCACGGTCAACCCCAGCAGACCCAGGGAGGCCCCTTTCCGGACGGCTTCCCAGTTGAACTGTCCGGTTTCATCCACATGCCGGGCGCGAGGCCTCAGTTCCTGCTCGACGAACTCCCGAACCGCCTGGCGGAACAGCCGCTGTTCTTCCGTCAAACGGAAATCCATGGCGAGCCCTCCACAAGGGTTAACGCTCCGGGAAATCCGCGCCCAGGCGGATCAGCAGATCACATGCGCAGGGGAGATCCGGGACCTCCCGGATCGCTGTTAGAGAGAGGCCCAGCCATCCGGCCACCTGGCGGCCGGCCTCCTGAGCCCCGGGATGGACCAGGATCTGAGTTTCCGGATAATCGAAGCGATCCGCATTGCCGATCTCCACGATCTCGGCCCCCAGCCCGCGAAGGGCATCCGCCACACGGGTCGCCAAGCCTGGCCGCAACGTGCCGTTCTGAACCGCGACCCGGGCCTCCAGGCGAGGCAGCTGAGGTCCGAAGAAATCCGCCAGCGCCTCTCGAACCTTCTCCGGGATCCGGACCAGAACCTCCGCCCCATCGGGCGTCGTGTAGGGCCGGGTCATCGAAGGGCCGATGGTCACCATGCGGATCTTCTCATCCGGGATACGAGCCGCCAGGCGGGCCAGGGCGATCATCTCCTCCAGGGTCAGGTTCGTTCGGATCCCATCCTTTACAGTTTCCCACAAAGCGGGGGCGCGGGCGATCAGCGTGGGCAGCATGTTCAGACGCAACACTCGATCCCGAACTGCCCGGAGCACTTCCTGCTGGCGGCGCATCCGATCGAAATCCCCCTCGCGCGTGGCCCGCGTCCGCGCGTATTTCAACGCCGTCCGTCCATCCAGATGCTGACACCCTGCATCGATGTGGAACGGCTCATAACCATAGTGAGCATCTGGATAATGCGGATCATCGATGGCTTCCGGGACGCAGAGATCGATGCCCCCGAGGAGATCAATAGCTTTCTCAAAGGCCGTGAAATTCACCCGCACATAATACGTGGTAGGGATCCCGAAATTATAGCGGATCGTCTCCTGAGCCAGGGCGACCCCTCCGCCTGGATATCCATAGGCGTCCCCCAGGAAATGCGCGGTGTTAATCCGGTTCTCCCCGAAGCCCGGGATCGTCACCCAGAGATCCCGAGGGATGGAGAGCACACCCGCGGAGAGCCCAACCGGGTCCAGCGTGGCGATCATGATCGTATCCGTCCGCCACGGCCCTGGTTCCCCTTCCCGCTGGTCGATGCCCAGGATCAGGATATTCACTCGTTCCTTGCCGGTCCACTCGGGAATCCCAATGGGATGATCGGGAGAAGTTCCCGAAGAGGAGGCGGATTCCCCACCGGCCAGGACAGGAGGGGAGGTTCGCAGGGCCTCCTGGAAGGCAAGCCGATAGCTCAGCATGCCGACCCCGCCTCCCAGCCCCAGGACCAGGAGGATCCAGAGCCATGCGGGCCAGCGGAAGGGGAAAGGCCGTGGGGATGAGATCCGAAGCCCGGGCATCATCCGCTCCCCCTCAGCGAACGGCCTTCAGGTCCTTCGGGCCGAAAGGCTCCGGGAGCAGCCGGCGCAGGGATGTCTCTCGAACGGCGCCTTTCGCATCCACCAGCAGGATCCGCAGATCCGGGGCGAACTCAGAAAGCACCTGACGGCATGCCCCGCACGGCGTGCCGCCGTTCTCCGTCGCGATGGCGATCGCCGTAAAACCGCGCTCGCCTTCTGAGATCGCTTTGAAGACCGCCACCCGCTCCGCGCACAATCCGAGGGGATACACCGCGTTCTCCACATTGCATCCGGTGAACACCTGACCGGAGGCGCTCAGCAGGGCGGCCCCCACCCGGTAACCGGAGTAGGGCGCATAGGCGCGCTCCCGCATCCGTAAGGCCAGTTCAACCAGCGCCTGATCATCCATGGGCAATGCTCCCTGGCGAGATAGACCCATGACCCTGCCTTATTCCGTAGATCGAGCTTAGCGATGCCCATCTCAAGATGCAGGGGTTCCACCCGAATGGCAAATCCGATCCCTCACAGAGCCTAAAGAAGAATTTTACAACGAGGCGGGGTCCGAGCTCCGCCCGGGCCCATATGGGATGGAGCTTCCCGCTCCCCTGTCCCTTCCCGATAGCCATCCGGCCATGGGGAGGAGGGCTGGAAAACCATGCCCGATGGGGAGATTTCCGGGGAAGGAATGGGCTGTGCGGATCCCCCTTCAAGGACGATCCACAGACGCCTGGACCACGGCGGGGCTGGATCTGGACCAGAGGCCGGGATCTCCTCCTATCCCCGGTCGAGGCCCAGCTGGCGCTCCAGCGCGCTGGCCATACGGCCCAGGGTGTAGTTGATCAGGAAGTAGATCACCGAGACCACATACAGGGTTTCCATCGGGTTACGCTCTCCCTGGAACAGGATCACGCCCCGCCGATACAGCTCAATGAACCCGATGATGGCCCCCAGCGAGGTGTCCTTCACCAGCGTAGCAAATTGGGCGACCAGCGGGGGGAGCGCCCGACGGAACGCCTGGGGAAGGATGACCAGGCGCATGGCCTGCCCAAACGTTAACCCGAGGGATCGGGCAGCCTCCCATTGCCCCCGCGGCAGGGAGAGGATCGCAGCCCGCAACGCCTCGCCATTTACCGCCCCGGTATAGATCCAGAGGGCGGCGATCACCGCCGCATCCGGCCGGGTGAGAGCATCGATCCCCATCTGACGGCCCAGCGCGCTCAGGCGCAGGAAGAGATAGAACATGAGGCCCAGCAGCGGCAACGCGCGGATCCCTTCGACCACCCCGATCACCGGATAACGAAGCCATGGCGGGCCGCTGTGGCGCGCCAGGGCGAAGAAGAGAGCCAGCGGGATGCTGGCCAGGATGGCGATCACCGAGGCCTCCAGGGTGAGGGCGATCCCCAGAGCGAGGAACTGCCAGGTGGATAACCGGGCGAAGGGCTCGAATCGCGCCGGCTCCATCCGGAAAGCCAGCGGGATCAGGATCAGCACCATCCCCACGCCGAGAAACGTCTGCCAGGGCCGCTCCTGCATCTGCATGCCCGCGCCTCCGCGCGTCGAATGCCTCCCCCGGGGTTAGAACATGATCCGCAGCCGCCGCTCCATGAAATTCACAAGCCCGCTTAAGGGAACAGTGATCACCAGATATAAGAGGAAAGCGATCAGCATGGGCCAATCCGCAAACGTGCGCCCGATCACGAATTCGGCCTGATACAGCAATTCCTCAACAGCAATCGCCGAGGCGATGGAGGTGTTCTTCACCAGGGCGATGAACACGGTGCCCAGCGGGGGGATCATCATCCGGAACGCCTGGGGCAGCAAGACCAGACGCACCATCTGGGGGAAGGACATGCCAAGGGAGAGGGCAGCCTCGATCTGCCCTCGATGGACGGATTGAAGGCCGGCGCGCACCACCTCCGCGACGAAGGCGGCCGTATAAACCCCCAGCCCGGCCACGGCGCTATCGAACGACGTGGGAAGGCGGAGGCCCGCTTTAGGGAGCCCGCTGTAGACAAAAACCAGCACGGGAAGCAGGGGGATATCCCGGAAGAACTCCACATAGCCCGCGGCGAACCATCGAAGGACTGCGACCGGTGCCACCCGCAAAACCCCGATCAGGGTTCCCAGGGCAAGGGCCACGCCCATGCTGGCCAGGGAAAGCCTCAACGTCGTCCATAGGCCCAGGAGCAGATAGTGCCAGACGTCCGCTGTGCTCATCGACGGAACAGGGCTCCTGGAATGGGATATCGGCTGCCCCCCCAGGGAAAGGCAAGAGGCATGGCGGGCGGCAAATCCGCCCGCCATGCCTTCCGCTTCCCCTCACCGATGCGAGCGATCAGGGCTGGCTCACCGCC encodes the following:
- the cdd gene encoding cytidine deaminase, which translates into the protein MDDQALVELALRMRERAYAPYSGYRVGAALLSASGQVFTGCNVENAVYPLGLCAERVAVFKAISEGERGFTAIAIATENGGTPCGACRQVLSEFAPDLRILLVDAKGAVRETSLRRLLPEPFGPKDLKAVR
- a CDS encoding amino acid ABC transporter permease; its protein translation is MSTADVWHYLLLGLWTTLRLSLASMGVALALGTLIGVLRVAPVAVLRWFAAGYVEFFRDIPLLPVLVFVYSGLPKAGLRLPTSFDSAVAGLGVYTAAFVAEVVRAGLQSVHRGQIEAALSLGMSFPQMVRLVLLPQAFRMMIPPLGTVFIALVKNTSIASAIAVEELLYQAEFVIGRTFADWPMLIAFLLYLVITVPLSGLVNFMERRLRIMF
- a CDS encoding LCP family protein, with the protein product MPGLRISSPRPFPFRWPAWLWILLVLGLGGGVGMLSYRLAFQEALRTSPPVLAGGESASSSGTSPDHPIGIPEWTGKERVNILILGIDQREGEPGPWRTDTIMIATLDPVGLSAGVLSIPRDLWVTIPGFGENRINTAHFLGDAYGYPGGGVALAQETIRYNFGIPTTYYVRVNFTAFEKAIDLLGGIDLCVPEAIDDPHYPDAHYGYEPFHIDAGCQHLDGRTALKYARTRATREGDFDRMRRQQEVLRAVRDRVLRLNMLPTLIARAPALWETVKDGIRTNLTLEEMIALARLAARIPDEKIRMVTIGPSMTRPYTTPDGAEVLVRIPEKVREALADFFGPQLPRLEARVAVQNGTLRPGLATRVADALRGLGAEIVEIGNADRFDYPETQILVHPGAQEAGRQVAGWLGLSLTAIREVPDLPCACDLLIRLGADFPER
- a CDS encoding DNA gyrase subunit A, whose translation is MAVERVQQIEIQEEVQQAYLSYAMSVIVARALPDVRDGLKPVQRRILYVMHEMGLHPNAPY
- a CDS encoding amino acid ABC transporter permease, whose protein sequence is MQMQERPWQTFLGVGMVLILIPLAFRMEPARFEPFARLSTWQFLALGIALTLEASVIAILASIPLALFFALARHSGPPWLRYPVIGVVEGIRALPLLGLMFYLFLRLSALGRQMGIDALTRPDAAVIAALWIYTGAVNGEALRAAILSLPRGQWEAARSLGLTFGQAMRLVILPQAFRRALPPLVAQFATLVKDTSLGAIIGFIELYRRGVILFQGERNPMETLYVVSVIYFLINYTLGRMASALERQLGLDRG
- a CDS encoding acyl-CoA dehydrogenase family protein, producing MDFRLTEEQRLFRQAVREFVEQELRPRARHVDETGQFNWEAVRKGASLGLLGLTVPEAYGGAGLDHVSAAIAIEEIARGCGSTALSLAAHNGLGLAPIVLFGSEAQRRRWLPALTSGRNGLAALALTEPHCGSDLGAVRTTAVLDGDEWVITGQKMWCTNASLAEIIVVLCRTDPAAGKRGLSLIIVPTDRAGVSIAPPEKKMGLHGSPTHAVTFDHVRVPMDHLLGEPGRGLSYALQVLDGGRIGIGALSVGLAQSAFEEAVRYAKERTAFGQPIAAYQAIQWMLADAAVEIEAARLLVYRAAWLRDQGLPYTQAAAMAKLFASEMAERVTRNAIQIHGGYGYSREFPVERLYRDARLMTIGEGTSEIQRLVIARHILGIVKAEPLPPDVV